From Micromonospora echinospora:
ACTCGTACCCCTCGTGGGTCTTCGGCTCGGGCTCGGACCGGCCGCCGGCCGGGATGATCAGCTTGTACGCCTGGATTCCCCCGGCCCGGCGGGTGAGCGGCAGCATGGTCATCCCGTACGCGGCGACCGGCCGCAGGTGGATGCGCGGGTCGCCGGTGGGCGGGGCGCCGACCAGCTCGTCAAGCGTCACGCCGTGCGCGCGGGCGAGCGGGAGCAGCAGCTCCAGCGTGGGCTTGCGACCGCCGGACTCCAGCCGGGACAGCGTGCTCACCGAGATGCCGGTGGCGGCGGACAGGTCGGCGAGCGTGGTCTCCCGCTCACGTCGCAGCGCGCGCAGCCGGGGACCGACCGCGTCGAGGGCCTGGTCGAGCTCGTCGTCCATGCCACCAGTTTGCCACATCAGCAAGAGGGTTTGCGGTTCTGCCCTTCCCCGCCGCAGTCTGGTCGCGGAGGTGGTCACGATGACCGAGGTACGTGAGGACTACGAGGTACTGGTGATCGGCGGCGGCGCGGCCGGGCTGAGCGGCGCGCTGATGCTGGCGCGGGCACGCCGGTCGGTGCTCGTGGTGGACGGCGGCGAGCCGCGCAACGCGCCCGCCGACGGGGTGCACGCGCTGCTGGGCCACGACGGCGTCCCACCGGCCGAGCTGCTGGCGCGCGGCCGGGACGAGGTACGCGGCTACGGCGGGCACCTGACCGAGGGCCGGGTCGAGGCGGTGAGCCGCGACGGCGACGGCTTCGAGGTGACGCTCGCCGACGGCCGGCGGGTACACGCCGCTCACGTGCTGGTCGCCACCGGCCTGGTCGACGAGCTGCCCGAGGTGCCCGGCCTGCGCGAGCGCTGGGGCCGGGACCTGGTGCACTGCCCGTACTGCCACGGCTGGGAGGTGCGGGACCGGCCGATCGGGGTGATCGGCAGCGGCCCGATGTCGGTGCACCAGACGCTGCTGTTCCGGCAGTGGAGCGACGACGTGGTCTACCTGCGGCACACCGCGCCGCCGCTGACCGACGAGCAGGCCGAACAGCTCGCCGCCCGCGGCGTGCCGGTGGTCGAGGGCGAGGTCGCGGCCGTCGAGGTGGCCGGGGACCGGGTGACCGGGGTACGCCTGCGCGACGGCCGCACCGTCGACCGTGAGGTGCTGACCGTCGCGCCCCGGATGGTCGCGCGGGCCGGGTTCCTGGCGGCGCTGGGCCTGCGCCCGCAACCGCACTCCAGCGGGATGGACGAGTATCTGCCGGCCGACGAGTCGGGGCGTACCGAGGTTCCCGGGGTGTGGGTCGCGGGCAACGTGACCGACCTGTCGGCGCAGGTCGGGGCCGCCGCGGCGGCGGGCGCCCGGACCGCGGCGATGATCAACGCGGACCTGGTGAACGAGGAGACCCGGCGGGCGGTCGAGGCCCGGCGTGGCGCGCGGGAGGGCGGGTGACCACGAATCCCCTCTAACCTGACAATT
This genomic window contains:
- a CDS encoding helix-turn-helix domain-containing protein — protein: MDDELDQALDAVGPRLRALRRERETTLADLSAATGISVSTLSRLESGGRKPTLELLLPLARAHGVTLDELVGAPPTGDPRIHLRPVAAYGMTMLPLTRRAGGIQAYKLIIPAGGRSEPEPKTHEGYEWVYVLNGRLRLVLGEHDLVMVPGEAAEFDTRVPHWFGRADSEAVEFLSLFGSQGERAHLRARPRASS
- a CDS encoding NAD(P)/FAD-dependent oxidoreductase, with translation MTEVREDYEVLVIGGGAAGLSGALMLARARRSVLVVDGGEPRNAPADGVHALLGHDGVPPAELLARGRDEVRGYGGHLTEGRVEAVSRDGDGFEVTLADGRRVHAAHVLVATGLVDELPEVPGLRERWGRDLVHCPYCHGWEVRDRPIGVIGSGPMSVHQTLLFRQWSDDVVYLRHTAPPLTDEQAEQLAARGVPVVEGEVAAVEVAGDRVTGVRLRDGRTVDREVLTVAPRMVARAGFLAALGLRPQPHSSGMDEYLPADESGRTEVPGVWVAGNVTDLSAQVGAAAAAGARTAAMINADLVNEETRRAVEARRGAREGG